The following proteins come from a genomic window of Prionailurus viverrinus isolate Anna chromosome D1, UM_Priviv_1.0, whole genome shotgun sequence:
- the LOC125176968 gene encoding olfactory receptor 51B2-like gives MWSNISAAPFLLTGFPGLGIFHPLISISFCVIYVSILLGNGTILYLIREDHTLHQPMYYFVALLAATDLGVTLTTMPTVLGVLWLGHRAISQGACYFQAYLIHSLSIVESGVLLVMAYDRFIAIHSPLRYTSILTNARVVKIGLGVLMRGFILIVPVIITLSGFPYCRSHVLSHAFCLHQDVIKLACADITFNRLYPIVLVSLTGFLDSVLILISYILILNTVMGIASGKEQAKSLNTCVSHISCVLVFYVTVTGLTLIHRFGKYVPHVVHIIMSYIYFLFPPFMNPIIYSIKTKQIRNGINRLLSLHRI, from the coding sequence ATGTGGTCCAACATCAGTGCTGCCCCTTTTCTACTGACTGGCTTTCCAGGTCTGGGGATATTTCATCCTTTgatttccatctctttctgtgTCATTTATGTCTCCATACTCCTTGGCAATGGCACCATCCTCTACCTTATCAGAGAAGACCACACTCTCCACCAGCCGATGTACTACTTTGTGGCTCTGTTGGCAGCCACAGACCTTGGAGTGACTTTGACAACAATGCCCACTGTGCTTGGTGTTCTGTGGCTTGGTCACAGGGCAATCAGCCAAGGAGCCTGCTACTTTCAGGCCTATCTAATCCATTCACTCTCTATTGTGGAGTCTGGAGTCTTGCTTGTTATGGCCTATGATCGTTTCATTGCCATCCACAGTCCCCTGAGATACACCTCCATCCTCACCAATGCTAGGGTGGTGAAGATAGGTCTGGGGGTTCTAATGAGGGGATTTATACTTATTGTGCCTGTAATCATCACCCTCTCTGGATTTCCCTACTGCAGATCCCATGTTCTCTCTCATGCTTTCTGCCTACACCAGGATGTGATCAAACTGGCCTGTGCTGACATCACCTTCAATAGACTCTATCCTATAGTGCTGGTCTCATTAACTGGCTTCTTGGACTCTGTGCTTATCCTGATCTCTTATATTCTAATCCTTAATACTGTCATGGGGATTGCCTCAGGTAAGGAGCAGGCTAAGTCTCTAAACACTTGTGTCTCCCATATTAGCTGTGTTCTGGTTTTTTATGTCACTGTTACTGGGTTGACCCTTATTCATAGATTTGGGAAATATGTGCCACATGTGGTTCATATTATCATGAGCTATATTTACTTCCTCTTCCCCCCATTTATGAATCCAATCATCTATAGTATTAAGACCAAGCAGATAAGGAATGGCATCAATCGCCTTCTCTCTTTGCATAGAATTTGA